The Deinococcus koreensis genome window below encodes:
- a CDS encoding putative bifunctional diguanylate cyclase/phosphodiesterase produces the protein MNQTALQPAISDPPVPAAQAEGRRGSAAVWVILAAGTFGHLVSLAQGRVIPGYFQTVDWLLGGVLLLWMLGLGVANFLGWAGRRQLVSLILLSNIAFLLSRLGISLFVVGSSERILTELATLLIWLLTMPMIEASMRTSPLTQRVSAALPYVLMAMSLVFAFTPGGAGARPEVWFGLFQLSLVCLSVMLGARFINSLRAALRSSRADNQALSRMAFLDPLTDLKNRSYLDEHLREQVLGGQPFTVLFLDLDGFKAINDTLGHATGDEVLRLVAARLRQLAPAGSCLARVSGDEFVLGLGFTDPLEVSGVAQQVVDDLGAPFAVGHHLLRVSASVGISRFPLDAQSAHDVMLRADRAMYAVKRSGKNGFRLYSEHLLDQDERRQLLERELRHAQARGELFLEFQPICTLPGGRPVCLEALSRWQHAEFGLVGPEVFIPIAEECGLITSLGEWALQEALGVAARWRAAGFRELRLAVNVSPLQLMQPHFVEMVAAELERAGVPASALELEVTEGIDLRGRLQISQSVEGLRALGVGLSLDDFGTGFASLSRLNDLPLQVVKIDRVFVADLTGTEDPARSRYVRTLIAAMVAVAATLRLKLVAEGVETPEQGRELLALGCTQAQGFLFAPSVPEEELLAVLSALNQNSLIRNSEL, from the coding sequence ATGAACCAGACTGCCCTCCAGCCAGCCATCAGCGATCCGCCCGTCCCTGCCGCACAGGCCGAGGGGCGACGCGGCTCGGCGGCGGTCTGGGTCATCCTGGCGGCGGGCACCTTCGGGCATCTGGTGTCGCTCGCGCAGGGGAGGGTCATCCCAGGGTACTTCCAGACGGTGGACTGGCTGCTGGGCGGCGTGCTGCTGCTGTGGATGCTGGGGCTGGGGGTCGCCAACTTCCTGGGCTGGGCCGGGCGGCGCCAGCTGGTCTCGCTGATCCTGCTGTCCAACATCGCCTTCCTGCTCTCCCGGCTGGGCATCTCGCTGTTCGTGGTCGGCAGCAGCGAGCGCATCCTGACGGAACTGGCGACCCTGCTGATCTGGCTCCTGACCATGCCCATGATCGAGGCGAGTATGCGGACTTCCCCGCTGACCCAGCGGGTGAGTGCGGCGCTGCCCTACGTCCTGATGGCCATGTCGCTGGTCTTCGCCTTCACGCCGGGGGGCGCCGGGGCGCGGCCGGAGGTCTGGTTCGGCCTCTTTCAGCTGTCGCTGGTCTGCCTGAGCGTGATGCTGGGGGCGCGCTTCATCAACTCGCTGCGGGCGGCGCTGAGAAGCTCCCGGGCCGACAACCAGGCCCTGAGCCGCATGGCTTTCCTCGATCCCCTGACCGACCTGAAGAACCGCTCCTACCTGGATGAACACCTCCGTGAACAGGTGCTGGGCGGCCAGCCGTTCACCGTGCTGTTTCTCGATCTGGACGGCTTCAAGGCGATCAACGACACGCTGGGGCACGCCACCGGCGACGAGGTGCTGCGTCTGGTGGCCGCGCGGCTGCGGCAGCTGGCCCCGGCGGGCAGCTGTCTGGCGCGGGTCAGCGGCGACGAGTTCGTGCTGGGCCTCGGGTTCACGGACCCCCTGGAGGTCTCCGGCGTGGCCCAGCAGGTCGTGGACGACCTCGGGGCGCCGTTCGCGGTGGGCCACCACCTGCTGCGCGTGAGTGCCAGCGTGGGCATCAGCCGCTTTCCCCTGGACGCGCAGAGTGCCCACGACGTGATGCTGCGTGCCGACCGGGCCATGTACGCCGTGAAACGCAGCGGCAAGAACGGCTTCCGGCTGTACAGCGAGCATCTGCTGGATCAGGACGAGCGGCGCCAGCTGCTGGAGCGCGAACTGCGGCACGCCCAGGCGCGCGGCGAGCTGTTTCTGGAGTTCCAGCCGATCTGCACGCTGCCAGGGGGCCGCCCGGTGTGTCTGGAGGCCCTGAGCCGCTGGCAGCACGCGGAGTTCGGGCTGGTCGGCCCGGAGGTCTTCATTCCTATCGCCGAGGAGTGCGGCCTGATCACCTCGCTGGGCGAGTGGGCCCTGCAGGAAGCGCTGGGGGTGGCCGCGCGCTGGCGGGCAGCCGGCTTCCGGGAACTGCGACTGGCGGTCAACGTGTCGCCGCTGCAGCTCATGCAGCCGCATTTCGTGGAGATGGTGGCCGCCGAGCTGGAGCGCGCCGGTGTGCCGGCGTCGGCCCTGGAGCTGGAGGTCACGGAGGGGATCGACCTGCGGGGCCGGCTGCAGATCAGCCAGAGCGTCGAGGGGCTGCGCGCCCTGGGGGTGGGCCTCTCGCTGGACGATTTCGGCACGGGCTTCGCCTCGTTGTCGCGCCTGAACGACCTGCCCCTGCAGGTGGTCAAGATCGACCGGGTGTTCGTGGCCGACCTGACCGGCACCGAAGATCCGGCCCGCTCGCGCTATGTCCGCACCCTGATCGCCGCGATGGTCGCCGTCGCCGCGACCCTGAGGCTCAAACTGGTGGCCGAGGGCGTCGAGACGCCCGAGCAGGGCCGGGAGCTGCTGGCGCTCGGCTGCACCCAGGCCCAGGGCTTCCTCTTCGCCCCGAGCGTGCCCGAGGAGGAACTGCTCGCCGTGCTGTCCGCCCTGAACCAGAACAGCCTGATCCGGAATAGTGAGCTATGA
- a CDS encoding VWA domain-containing protein, with product MTAPDGERLRRWRLVLGGGEADGLGSGEGDPVLAPRLAWSLQDRRMDAALGGLYEAETGSRRGGLGASAPTVARWLADLREFFPAGVVRVMQQDAIERLDLARLLFEPEMLDGVEPDVNLVATLLTLKGVMPARAKDAARAVVRRVVDDLTRRLEEPTRAAVGGSLNRAQRKFRPRPAEIDWDRTIRANLGTYQPDRRTLIPERLIGVGRKRRSLRDLVLCLDQSGSMASSVVYAGVFGAVLASLPAVSTRVIAFDTEVADLSEHLDDPVDVLYGIQLGGGTDIGRALAYAQSVIQRPEQTILVLISDLYEGGNEREMLARARSLRDSGVAVIALLALSDDGAPGYDHGVARAFAELGIPAFACTPEHFPGLMAAAIRGDDVGAWAGEQGLVVRGSGVG from the coding sequence GTGACGGCCCCTGATGGGGAACGCCTGCGGCGCTGGCGCCTGGTGCTGGGCGGGGGAGAGGCCGATGGCCTGGGCTCCGGCGAGGGCGACCCGGTGCTGGCCCCCCGGCTGGCCTGGTCGCTTCAGGACAGGCGCATGGACGCCGCCCTGGGTGGCCTCTACGAAGCCGAGACCGGCTCCCGCCGGGGCGGCCTGGGCGCCAGTGCCCCGACGGTGGCCCGCTGGCTGGCCGATCTGCGCGAATTCTTTCCTGCCGGCGTGGTGCGGGTCATGCAGCAGGACGCCATCGAGCGGCTGGATCTGGCCCGCCTGCTGTTCGAGCCCGAAATGCTGGACGGAGTGGAGCCCGACGTGAATCTGGTCGCCACCCTGCTGACCCTCAAGGGCGTGATGCCGGCGAGGGCCAAGGACGCCGCCCGCGCCGTGGTGCGCCGCGTGGTGGACGACCTGACGCGCCGCCTGGAGGAACCCACCCGCGCCGCCGTGGGCGGCAGCCTGAACCGCGCCCAGCGCAAGTTCCGCCCCCGCCCCGCCGAGATCGACTGGGATCGCACCATCCGCGCGAACCTGGGGACGTACCAGCCCGATCGCCGCACCCTGATTCCCGAGCGGCTGATCGGCGTGGGCCGCAAGCGCCGCTCCCTGCGCGACCTCGTGCTGTGTCTCGACCAGTCGGGCTCGATGGCCTCCAGCGTGGTGTACGCCGGCGTCTTCGGGGCGGTGCTGGCCTCCCTGCCCGCCGTGAGCACCCGCGTGATCGCCTTCGATACCGAGGTCGCCGATCTCAGTGAGCACCTCGACGACCCCGTGGACGTGCTGTACGGCATCCAGCTGGGCGGCGGCACCGACATAGGCCGGGCGCTGGCCTACGCTCAAAGCGTCATCCAGCGTCCCGAACAGACCATCCTGGTGCTGATCAGCGATCTGTACGAAGGGGGCAACGAGCGCGAGATGCTGGCCCGCGCCCGCAGCCTGAGGGACAGCGGGGTGGCCGTGATCGCCCTGCTGGCCCTCTCGGACGACGGTGCGCCGGGCTACGACCACGGGGTCGCGCGGGCCTTCGCGGAGCTGGGTATCCCGGCCTTTGCCTGCACCCCGGAGCACTTTCCGGGCCTGATGGCGGCCGCTATCCGGGGCGACGACGTGGGAGCCTGGGCGGGCGAGCAGGGGCTGGTGGTGCGGGGCAGTGGGGTGGGGTAA
- a CDS encoding DinB family protein has product MDLLDRLLAHDAWTTARLLEQSRGLSDMQLDQDFDLGHRTVRRTFVHLIGNMEDWTALMTAAPIPAPSSPATLDGLRVRLDSVSRELAQLARRIQAEGRWDDLWTDTLDDPPRQKTYGGGIAHLMTHSMHHRAQLIHMLKRLGVPDVTEGDVLSWEGQLA; this is encoded by the coding sequence ATGGATCTCCTCGACCGGCTGCTGGCACACGACGCCTGGACGACCGCTCGCCTGCTGGAGCAGAGCCGGGGGCTAAGTGATATGCAGCTCGATCAGGATTTCGACCTGGGCCACCGCACGGTGCGCCGGACGTTCGTCCACCTGATCGGCAACATGGAGGACTGGACGGCCCTGATGACGGCTGCGCCGATCCCTGCGCCGTCCAGCCCGGCCACACTGGATGGGTTGCGCGTACGCCTGGACAGCGTGAGCCGTGAGCTGGCCCAACTGGCCCGCAGGATTCAGGCTGAGGGGCGCTGGGACGATCTCTGGACGGACACGCTGGACGATCCGCCCCGCCAGAAAACATACGGTGGCGGAATTGCCCACCTAATGACTCACTCGATGCACCACCGCGCCCAGCTGATCCATATGCTGAAACGGCTGGGCGTGCCGGACGTGACCGAAGGCGACGTGTTGAGCTGGGAAGGGCAGCTGGCCTGA
- a CDS encoding DUF4188 domain-containing protein: protein MTIVPARVTAELPGTFVVFLIGARINQPWKVRAWLPVVRAMPRMLRELQARPELGLLAAQGSGTTQIQYWRSVEHLHAYAQAREHAHLPAWRAFNRNARSAGSAVGIWHETYVVQPGSYETVYVNMPPFGLGRAGTLLPATGRREGARGRLAGAEAGV, encoded by the coding sequence ATGACCATCGTTCCCGCCCGTGTGACCGCCGAGCTGCCCGGAACATTCGTCGTCTTCCTGATCGGTGCCCGCATCAACCAGCCCTGGAAGGTGCGGGCCTGGCTGCCGGTGGTGCGCGCCATGCCCCGGATGCTGCGCGAACTGCAGGCCCGGCCCGAACTCGGCCTGCTGGCCGCGCAGGGCAGCGGCACCACCCAGATCCAGTACTGGCGCAGCGTGGAGCATCTGCACGCCTACGCCCAGGCCCGGGAGCACGCCCATCTACCGGCCTGGCGGGCCTTCAACCGCAACGCACGCTCGGCCGGCAGCGCGGTGGGCATCTGGCACGAGACCTACGTGGTGCAGCCCGGCAGCTACGAGACCGTGTATGTGAACATGCCTCCCTTCGGCCTGGGACGCGCCGGCACCCTGCTGCCCGCCACGGGTCGGCGCGAGGGGGCACGGGGGCGGCTGGCGGGCGCTGAGGCCGGCGTCTGA
- a CDS encoding PadR family transcriptional regulator yields MTDASLGPSAYIVLGFIARCGPSTSYDLKRWADGSVGYFWTFPRSQLYAEPQRLSDLGLLSESQEEGGRRRRLYTVTGAGQRALEDWLRSPAGFPELRDPGLLRMFFMEAGDPAPLRALAQEQLALHRARLAEYETQAAQHGPGPQPLSRRTLRMGFLYEHANITFWEEVLAECPE; encoded by the coding sequence GTGACCGACGCAAGCCTGGGCCCCTCGGCGTACATCGTGCTGGGCTTCATCGCCCGCTGCGGGCCGTCCACGTCCTACGACCTCAAGCGCTGGGCCGACGGTTCGGTCGGCTATTTCTGGACGTTTCCGCGTTCGCAGCTGTATGCGGAGCCCCAGCGCCTGAGCGACCTGGGCCTGCTCAGCGAATCGCAGGAGGAGGGCGGGCGGCGCCGGCGGCTCTACACCGTGACCGGCGCCGGGCAGCGCGCGTTGGAGGACTGGCTGCGTTCCCCCGCCGGCTTCCCGGAACTGCGCGATCCGGGGCTGCTGCGGATGTTCTTCATGGAGGCCGGCGACCCCGCCCCGCTGCGGGCACTGGCGCAGGAGCAGCTGGCCCTGCACCGCGCCCGCCTCGCCGAGTACGAGACCCAGGCCGCGCAGCATGGGCCCGGCCCCCAGCCCCTGTCGCGCCGCACCCTGCGGATGGGCTTCCTGTACGAGCACGCGAACATCACCTTCTGGGAGGAGGTGCTGGCCGAGTGTCCGGAATAA
- the infA gene encoding translation initiation factor IF-1 codes for MPEQREKRVKKEDDTVRAEGVVEEALPNTTFRVKLDTGHDLLAYISGKMRIHYIRILPGDRVVLEISPYDTTRGRIVYRK; via the coding sequence ATGCCGGAACAGCGGGAAAAACGCGTTAAGAAGGAAGATGACACCGTACGGGCGGAGGGGGTCGTGGAAGAGGCGTTGCCCAACACGACGTTCCGCGTGAAGCTCGACACGGGCCACGACCTGCTGGCGTACATCAGCGGCAAGATGCGCATCCACTACATCCGCATCCTGCCCGGTGACCGTGTGGTTCTGGAGATCAGCCCCTACGACACCACTCGTGGGCGCATCGTCTACCGCAAGTAA
- the rpmJ gene encoding 50S ribosomal protein L36: MKVRSSVKKMCDNCKVIRRHGRVLVICTNVKHKQRQG, translated from the coding sequence ATGAAAGTTCGCAGCAGTGTCAAGAAAATGTGCGACAACTGCAAGGTGATCCGCCGCCACGGGCGCGTGCTGGTCATCTGCACCAACGTCAAGCACAAGCAGAGGCAGGGCTAA
- the rpsM gene encoding 30S ribosomal protein S13: MARVAGVDLPREKRIEIALTYIYGIGLTRSKEVLARTGINPDTRTKNLTEAEQSTLRDAIEKTYKVEGDLRSEVGQNIKRLMDIGAYRGLRHRRGLPVRGQRTKTNARTRKGPRKTVAGKKKATRK, translated from the coding sequence ATGGCGCGCGTAGCTGGCGTTGACCTCCCCCGCGAGAAGCGCATCGAGATTGCGCTGACCTACATCTACGGCATCGGCCTGACCCGCAGCAAGGAAGTGCTGGCGCGAACCGGGATCAATCCCGACACCCGCACCAAGAACCTGACCGAAGCGGAGCAGAGCACCCTGCGTGACGCCATCGAGAAGACCTACAAGGTCGAAGGTGACCTGCGCAGCGAAGTCGGCCAGAACATCAAGCGATTGATGGACATCGGCGCCTACCGTGGCCTGCGTCACCGCCGTGGCCTGCCCGTGCGCGGCCAGCGCACCAAGACGAATGCCCGTACCCGCAAGGGGCCGCGCAAGACCGTCGCCGGTAAGAAGAAAGCGACGAGGAAGTAA
- the rpsK gene encoding 30S ribosomal protein S11 has product MAKTTKGKTPRRARRNISAGRAYVHASYNNTIVTITDLDGNSVAWSSGGTIGYKGSKKGTPYAAQLAAADAVKKAQQTFGMGAVDVIVRGSGSGREQAIRAIQASGIEVKSIMDDTPVPHNGCRPKKKFRA; this is encoded by the coding sequence ATGGCGAAGACCACCAAGGGCAAGACCCCCCGCCGCGCCCGGCGCAACATCAGTGCCGGCCGCGCCTACGTGCACGCGAGCTACAACAACACCATCGTGACCATCACCGACCTGGACGGCAATTCTGTCGCCTGGAGCAGCGGCGGCACGATCGGCTACAAGGGCAGCAAGAAGGGCACGCCCTACGCCGCCCAGCTGGCCGCTGCCGACGCCGTGAAGAAGGCCCAGCAGACCTTCGGCATGGGCGCCGTGGACGTCATCGTGCGTGGCTCGGGCTCTGGCCGCGAGCAGGCCATCCGCGCCATCCAGGCGTCGGGTATCGAAGTGAAGTCCATCATGGACGACACCCCCGTGCCGCACAACGGCTGCCGCCCGAAGAAGAAGTTCCGCGCCTAA
- the rpsD gene encoding 30S ribosomal protein S4, translated as MGRFRGSITKQSRREGINLAETEKVQKYLDKRPYAPGQHGQRRGRGRPSDYSVRLREKQKLSRLYGMGEKQFRNLFEEAANVPGVTGTVFLQLLERRLDNVVFRMGFASTRRQARQFVGHGHIFVNGQKVDIPSYRVKVGDEITVAEGSRSMGFIQENMEAQKRRRVAPWVELNPETFTGTFSRLPAREDLALPINENFIIEYYSR; from the coding sequence ATGGGTCGTTTCCGTGGTTCCATCACCAAACAAAGCCGACGCGAGGGCATCAACCTCGCCGAAACCGAGAAAGTCCAGAAGTACCTGGACAAGCGCCCCTATGCGCCCGGCCAGCACGGCCAGCGCCGCGGGCGGGGCCGTCCCAGCGACTACTCCGTCCGTCTGCGCGAGAAGCAGAAGCTCTCCCGCCTGTACGGCATGGGCGAGAAGCAGTTCCGCAACCTCTTCGAGGAAGCGGCCAACGTTCCCGGCGTGACCGGCACCGTGTTCCTGCAGCTGCTGGAGCGCCGCCTGGACAACGTCGTCTTCCGGATGGGCTTCGCCAGCACCCGCCGGCAGGCCCGGCAGTTCGTGGGCCACGGTCACATTTTCGTGAACGGCCAGAAAGTCGACATCCCCAGCTACCGCGTCAAGGTCGGCGACGAGATTACCGTCGCCGAGGGCAGCCGTTCCATGGGCTTTATCCAGGAGAACATGGAGGCGCAGAAGCGTCGCCGCGTGGCGCCCTGGGTGGAACTGAATCCCGAAACCTTCACCGGCACCTTCTCCCGCCTCCCCGCGCGTGAAGACCTGGCCCTGCCGATCAACGAGAACTTCATCATCGAGTATTACTCGCGCTAA
- a CDS encoding DNA-directed RNA polymerase subunit alpha, translating to MDQKRPQLKARVDGDYGEFVLEPLTRGYGVTIGNPIRRILMSSIPGTAVTSVYIEDVLHEFSTIPGVKEDVIQLILNLKEMVVKFHAPGPKTLTLRAQGEGVVKASAFEVPSDAEIINPDLVIATLAEDGKLVMEVRVEEGEGYVPADKHATKDRINSIPVDAVFSPVRRVAYHVENTRVGQQTDLDRLILRVWTDGSNGPQEALDKAVDILREELTVFGNVENLPALTPEFQQQPVYTPAPAPQANVYDLPPTPATLNLNPGDYPAEMDSPRVTLEGLGLTTRVLHSLKEEGIDSVDALCALSDRDLKKVPGIGERSLDEIKQQLAQFGLALRD from the coding sequence GTGGATCAAAAGCGCCCTCAACTTAAAGCCCGCGTGGACGGCGATTACGGCGAATTCGTCCTGGAACCGCTGACCCGCGGCTACGGCGTCACCATCGGGAACCCCATCCGGCGCATCCTGATGTCCTCGATTCCCGGCACGGCTGTGACCAGCGTGTACATCGAGGATGTCCTGCACGAGTTCTCCACTATCCCTGGCGTGAAGGAAGATGTGATCCAGCTCATCCTGAACCTCAAGGAAATGGTCGTGAAGTTCCACGCGCCCGGCCCCAAGACCCTGACCCTGCGCGCGCAGGGCGAAGGCGTCGTGAAGGCCAGCGCCTTCGAGGTGCCCTCGGACGCCGAGATCATCAACCCCGATCTGGTGATCGCCACCCTGGCCGAGGACGGCAAGCTGGTCATGGAAGTGCGCGTGGAGGAAGGCGAGGGCTACGTGCCCGCCGACAAGCACGCCACCAAAGACCGCATCAACTCCATTCCCGTGGACGCCGTGTTCTCGCCGGTGCGCCGCGTGGCCTACCACGTGGAGAACACCCGCGTGGGCCAGCAGACCGACCTGGATCGCCTGATCCTGCGCGTCTGGACCGACGGCAGCAACGGCCCCCAGGAAGCGCTGGACAAGGCCGTGGACATCCTGCGCGAGGAACTCACCGTGTTCGGCAACGTGGAGAACCTCCCCGCGCTGACCCCCGAGTTCCAGCAGCAGCCGGTCTACACCCCGGCGCCGGCCCCGCAGGCCAACGTCTACGACCTGCCCCCCACCCCCGCCACGCTGAACCTCAATCCCGGCGACTACCCCGCCGAGATGGACTCGCCCCGCGTGACCCTGGAAGGGCTGGGGCTCACCACCCGCGTGCTGCACTCGCTGAAGGAAGAAGGTATCGACTCGGTGGACGCCCTGTGCGCCCTGAGCGACCGCGACCTGAAGAAAGTGCCCGGCATCGGTGAGCGCAGCCTCGACGAAATCAAACAGCAACTCGCCCAGTTCGGCCTCGCCCTGCGAGACTAA
- the rplQ gene encoding 50S ribosomal protein L17, with protein sequence MRHGKAGRKLNRNSSSRTALARAQATALLREGRIQTTLTKAKELRPFVEKLITTAKGGDLHARRLVSQDIHDNAVLRKVMDEVAPKYAERPGGYTRILRIGTRRGDGVTMALIELV encoded by the coding sequence ATGCGCCACGGTAAAGCCGGACGCAAGCTCAACCGCAACAGCAGCTCCCGCACCGCCCTGGCCCGTGCCCAGGCGACGGCGCTGCTGCGCGAGGGCCGCATCCAGACGACCCTCACGAAGGCCAAGGAGCTGCGCCCTTTCGTCGAGAAACTGATCACCACCGCCAAGGGCGGCGACCTGCACGCCCGCCGTCTGGTCTCCCAGGACATCCACGACAACGCCGTGCTGCGCAAAGTCATGGATGAAGTGGCCCCCAAGTACGCCGAGCGTCCCGGTGGCTATACCCGCATCCTGCGGATCGGCACCCGCCGCGGCGACGGGGTCACGATGGCCCTGATCGAACTCGTCTAA